The genomic stretch ttcattctttctcttttgtcaCAGAGAAAACCTGAAGGGTCAGGGAGTTGTCTGCATGCTCTGTCCCATTTCAGATAAGGTTTTGACAAATTAGTTTTCTTTAAGAGAGAGCCTGAGTTACAGGGAACAGAATGCTTCGTGTACATATTAGAATGGTTTCCCCAGATTCCTGCATGAAGCATGAGGCAGTGTTTTTCCATCAGTCATGATGAGAACCTGGTTGGGCTCTTgcagaaaaattgataaatttgggGGAGTTTCCTGAGACTGGACTCCCTAGAGGTTTTAAATCTCAAGCTAGTCCAATCTGTGTCTCCAGCAAATTCAAGTTACCAGTTTAAGTGTTCCTAGAGGTTGCTGGCTCCAGTTGCTTCACCTCCGGGTGACAAttctatttgtctgtctctgatATGGGGAGAATTGTTTGCCATGTAACCTCAACTCTCTCATGACTCTAAGAACAGGTGTTGCTTTTCAGGTTGTTCAGCTTCTTGTCTTGTTGTAAACATAATGATCACTCAGAGCTCTTTACATATCAGAGCAGAACCATCCACTCAGTTGTGTTGCTCTGTATGTTTCCCTTCTAAGACTACACCAATTCACTAATTCATTCCTCTGCTGGTGACCATGTCGGTGGTTTCAAAGTTTTTATTCTGTGATCATGCTTGGATCTCTGTATTTGAATTTCTTTCCTCACTTCTGAAAATTCCCTATCCTGAATGTTTGTCACCCTGAAGACAATTTCCATGAGTTACCTTCCATTTTATCATTGCCCTTTTGAGGGCAGGATCAACCCCATACCTAAAACAGGATCAGATGTCAACACTAATGTTGTCATGTGCATCAGTAGAAAGATATTTATTACTCAAAGGTACTTTCTAACAAGAGTAGGGCAAAGGTAGCTGGTTCAGAAGGCTTGTGCAAAGAATGGCTTGGCACTTTAATGTGTGTACAAGTGGAGGCTGCAGGTTTTCAAGGTTTGACCCTTCTACCTGCtgacacaaaaagaaaaggagcatGTGTCACCCTTCCTAACTTAGTTATCCATTGTAGGCCAGACAGGTGAGCAGGTACCCAAAGCCTTAAGAGTGAAATATCAAAAATGAGTTCAGTTCTTTATTAAAGTTCACTCCTGAGGTTTATAGACGTAATAATGCCACATCTCATTTAAATGACTTTGAATATTAATTGAAAAGCCACGTGACACAAGCAACACATAAATAAGATGATGAAGCTTCGAAACAACATTGGAATCCTGTCATCCACGGGTATTTTAAGGGATCCAGGAAAGTGTGTCAGTATGGTTCTGGAATTCTGTTCAAATATTTCAATAacgttgttgttgtttattttaatttgctgTCTCATTTGTGTTACTGGTGGCACCTTGCCAGTGTATTCCACCCACATGCAGCAAGCAGCCCTCCTAGGGGAACAGAACTCTCCCTCCCTGGCTCATAAATAGTGCAAAGCCAAGTGGTCATCAGCTACCATGTCCGCTAGAGAGTTGTCCTTCATGGAAAACACCTGAGGCATTAGCTGACTACTACAtgcattttgaaagttttttgaCATTTCTTGATTGGCATTAATgatatgtttgttgaatgataTCATGTGTGCCCAGGTCAGTGCCAGGGGCTCCAACGACGATGAGTCTGTGATTGTAAACTGTAGGAAAAGAGCACATTTGTGTTGGATGGGCCAGAGGGGTTTGAAGGAGGGTgcccaaaatgaaatactgacatGTAGGTTACCCAGTCTATGGATGATGTTAGGAGGAAGAACTGGGAGTGGGATATACATGTGGTGGCCAGGATGTACTATGACAATAAACCAAAGACCTGTAGGAGTGGCCAGAAATGTCACTGATAAAATGCCTAGTATAGAAAGGCTCTACTCGTAAGATAACAGTAAGCCTGATGACCAGAACAAAGTAACTGGCCCCAAAGGCTGAGGATTAAATCTGAATAATGCCCTGAACAGCAGGAAGACCTATGTATAGAAGAAAGCAAGCTTTAAGTAAGCCATTAGGACATCCTATGAGGGTTGTAGACTGGGGTCCTGAGACTGCCACTGAATGCCTTTTTCAACAGCCTGGTATTTCAGAATTGAGTGGATATCAATAATTTCTACCGTGTGTCGGTGAGTGATTGCATTTTGGTTTCAGAAGGGTTATGTGTGATAGTATaagtaatttttgtatataagTATCTACCAAGGTTAGAGCATAGCAAGTAGCCAGTAGAGGGGGTGAAGGGCCCTACAAAGTCTGTTTGCCATCAGCTGTAGGGACCCCTTCCTTGGTCAGGAAACTATGTCTATTGAGTTTATTACCAATGGTGTGTTTGTTCACATCAGATGCCTCGGTCAGTCACTAAGGCAGCCATGGCAGAGAACGGATGTCCCATGAATATTGCCTAACATTGAGGTTAGAGGTCTCTAAGTGGTTACGGATTGTGGGGGCTCACAGGACCAAGGTTAATACCATCAGATCCCAGGTGAGAGTGTGCCCAGAAGTCAATTTATCACTCTGAACACTGAGCCTCTGCAGACTGAGGTTTAATATATGCACAGAGTAAGGACTGGCATTGATTTGGACTTGGATATTGTGAGGCGTTACTCTCAGACTTCTTAATGCCAAAGGGGGCACCCTTGGATAAGGAGCTGTGATTGGTGGTTGAGGCACCTAGATCATTGGCAGTGGCCAAAGGATCTGTAACAACGTACAGATGAGTTCCATTCTTGGCTGGGGAATTCTCTATTGCTAGCACGATTGCCTGGAGTTTGACTAATCCATCTAATGCTTGGGTCCAATTTCTCATCCCAGATGGCCTGTTTGATTTAGGGACAGAACACAGCATCTCTGCAGTGGACCCCATCAGGTGTGGTGGCAGCACCCTGTATATAAAGTATGTGGACTCCCTGGTCTCTCCTGGGATCCCAAGTGACTCCTCAAGTGGCCATGTGTCCAGAAAGAAGTGACCTACTCCAGAACAAAAGACATTAACTTGGGGGGAACACAGTTCCTTCAGCAAGTGGGATGTGACAGAGGGGCCAATTTTTGCTTTATGCTGCAAGTACCAATGCCTTTTTAACGAGGAAGACTCTGGTTAGCAAAACTGAGCGGTCCTACATTCATGACCCAAGGCAAAATGGGAAATTGGCTGTGGAGGCTCAACTCTGGCCATGGGAGGGCCTCCATTTACAGAACAACTCTGTCAGCTGCCAGCAGAGCTGTTCTAATTGTGTGCAGTAACAGCTGAGGAGACTAGTTTCTGGTACAAGAATGCCTTGGATAACTTGTGTCCACCATGGGTGGTTTAGAGACACCTGGATGCATAAACAGAGGCTGCTAAAGCCTTTATGGTAaatgggtgtggggagggagacaATAATGGAGTAACTGTTACTCAGACAAATTCCAGAGCGTATGATTCCCCATTCAAACTCAGTAAAAATTGAAGTACTGTGTGAACAAGCAGAcaaacatattttacaaataagagacAGCCGGGATTACTGTGGCCGATGGAATGTGCCCATAACATAGGTTCTGCCAACTGTTTCTATTGCCCTCTCAACTCACAGTCACTGATGTTGCCTCAGGAAATTTTCCAGAGTGGGATATGCATGAATTTCTAAAGATGTTTCCATGTAAGCAGGCACAGAGTAGGCTTGAGAGCTGGAAATAGTCTACAGATGGTGATGGGAGGAAATGATGTGATTTACACGAACGAGGATGTCCCCAGGTAGATCCCACTTGGGATACACCATTAGGTTTCAGAACCACAGTATTCCTGATATGAGGAAGGAGCTTATTCTCACATGGAAACAATGGGTCAAGGCAGACACTACCCAATGCAGCAGAGAAACAAACCCCCATGTTGATCTCTTTAGCTGCACACTTCTGAATGTCATGGTGAATCAGGAAAACATACTCACTAGCACTATTAATGGCATAAGGTGTTTCCTATACAAATTAGACATTATAAAGATATAATCTACAGAAGATGGTAATAAGACAATGCTCCCAACGATGAAACATGAATTACTTTCCAAGTGGACATAAAAGGCCTTACAGAAAAATTCAAACTCTGATGGATTTTGATGTGGAACTTGTGAAGACATCAGGGGAAAACTAGACttctaagaaaatggaaatcaaatattTGTTGGTGGTGTTGGGGATACTCTTAACTACAGGGGCACAGAATCTGGGAAATAAGCTGCAAGACATTGTCCTCAAACCTCCTATTCATCTGTCTCTTTCCCAGTGTGGTGGCTCCAAAATCTGAAGAATACCCTCTTTGCATCTGCCTTTCAATCCAACTCAGGTAATGCAACTGATGACTTCTAACACAGAGTCACAAAGGAGATGAATTCTGGTAAATCTAGCTCCTAACATTACTCACAGGCAATGTATCTCCAACTCTATAGATTTTTTGTCCTATCACaagtctctcttcttttttttttttaatttaattttatttttatttgtttatttttggctgggttgggtcttcgttgctgcgtgagggctttctctagttgcggagagcgggggctactcttcgttgcggtgcgcgggcttctcattgcggtggcttctcttgttgcagagcacgggctctaggtgtgcgggcttcagtagttgcagcacatgggcccagtagttgtggctcgtgggctctagagcgcaggttcagtagttgtggcacacaagcttagttgctccacagcatgtgggatcttcccagaccagggatcaaacccatgtcccttgcattggcaggcggattctcaaccactgcgccaccagggaagccccactcccttttttttttcagtacttatttattcatttggctgtgccaggtcttagttgcggcacacgggacctagttccctgaccagggattgaacctgggccctctgcattgggagcatggagtcttaaccactggaccaccaggtaagtcccataAGTCTCTCTTCTTAATTCAAATTCTATTCACCAACTACCAGtcagaaggaaagacaaaaagcaaagaggaaaatcaTAATTTATGTAAAAGTATACTCTTTGACAACCTTTccgtaaataaaaatttattccaAGTGTTTAATAGAATGGAAAACTGAAAAAGGCTCCTATacccatcaccccccaaaaaggATCTTTCTCAGTAAAAAAGGTgcaatatatataatagattagGGGTATACGGGAACTGCCACCCAAGGCCAGTAGGAAAATACCAAACTGCCATTTTCAATGACCCTTTAACAGAGAATGaatagaatattataaaaatttaagccTACCTAcatattagaaatacattttaattcacCCATGGATCCAACAGACTTCAAAacggaaagagaaaaaaatcatttgattaaacttaaaatcaCTACCTTTAAACCTTATGTACTATTGTtgaaagacaacttacagaacacacattaatattatttttgaaattagtaGAAATCCTGTGTCCAAGGATACACTTTAAGAAAGATCCTTGCTAAACACAgcatatttaaaaacttttaaaacaagtcTTTCATACTGAAGGTTTTCTGGAACATTAGGCATGGATTACTTTCCATCAAGTTATCTCATGTCACTTCTTCATAGGAGTTTTCACGTCTAAGGATGTGGGCCAATTGAAGTGTTTCCCAAGCTGTTTACAAACAAGAGGTTTTATCTAGTGAACCTTTTCATGCCTTCGTAAATTACTGTGATAAaagaaggctttcccacattcttcacatttatatggtttctctccagtgtgcaGTCTCATATGCCGTCGAATGCTTGACAGAGAAATgtaggctttcccacattcctgacattgatagggtttctctccagtgtgactTCTTTCATGCACTTGAACATAGGTGGAACTGAACGTTTTCCCACATATTTTACATTCATAGGGGTTTTCTCCAGTGTGGGTTCTTTCATGATTTTGAAGAGAACTGTGAGTACTAAATGCTTTAGAACATGTTTTACACACATACGGTTTCTCTCTAGTGTGAGTCCTTTCATGTCTTTGAGAAGAACTGGTAACAAACAATGCTTTCGCATATTGCTTAAattcatagggtttttctccagtgtgatTTCTTTCATGATTTTGTAAACCTTTTTGAGAACTAAAACTTAAACCACATTGTTTACGTtgatagggtttctctccagtgtgactCCATTCATGGATTTTAAGAGAACTGGGATTAATGAACACTTTCTcacattctttacatttataAGGTCCATCTCTAGTGTGTGTTATCATGTGATATTGGAAGGTTTTGTACCATGTATAGGTTTTCCCACATATTTTACActcatagggtttttctccagtatgGGTTCTTTCATGCATTTGGAAACCTTTTTGAGAACTAAAACTTTTACCACATTGCTTACATTGatagggtttctccccagtgtgactcttttcatgtatttttagaGAACTAAGATTAAGGAATACTTTCTCACATTCTTCACATTTATAAGGTCCATCTCTAGTATGTGTTATCATGTGATATTGGAAGGTTTTGTGCCAggtgaaggctttcccacattccttacactcATAGGGCTTTTCACCAGTGTGGGTTCTTTCATGATTTCGAAGAGATGTGGCACTACTCAATGCTTTAGAACATGTTTTACACACATACGGTTTCCCTCCAGTGTGATGCCATTTGTGCATTTGGAAGGAACTGAAATAACTGAAGCCTTTACCACACtgcttacattcatagggtttctctcctctGTGACTCCTTTCATGTGCTCGAAAGGTTTGTTTACATCGAAAGGCTTTTCCACACTGTTTACACtggtaaggtttctctccagtgtgactCCTTTCATGGGTTCGAAGAGAACTGTGGTATCTGTAGGCTTTCTCACAGTGTTTACATtgatagggtttctctcctgtgtaaattctttcatgtgtttgaatGCTTTCATGACAACTAAAGGCTTTTCCACACtgtttacattcatagggtttctctccagtgtgagttcttCCATGTACTCGTAAGGAACAGTAATAACTGAAGGCTTTGCCACATTGTTTACATtgatagggtttctctccagtgtgactcctttcatgtattttaagAGAACTGGGATTAATGAATACCTTCTcacattctttacatttataAGGTCCATCTCCACTGTGTGTTATCATGTGTTTTTGAAAGGTTATGAGCCAtgtgaaggctttcccacatgcCTTACACttatagggtttttctccagtatgaGTTCTTTCATGTTTTCGAAGACAACTGAGAGTACTCAATGCTTTAGAACATATTTTACATTCATacggtttctctccagtgtgactTCTTTTGTGCATTAGGAAGGAAGTGAAATGATTAAAGGCTTTACCACAGTGCTTACATTTATATAGCTTGTCACCATATTTTTGAAACTTTCCCGGTTCATGTTCAATGTGATATTTCATGTGTCTAGTAAGGGATGAACGATCCATGAAGACTTTTCCACATGCACTGCATTCACATGGTTTTAATCCAGTAGTTTTCTTCTTCAGATTGAGAGATGGAATAAGGCTGAAGTGTTCTCCACAGGAACTACTGTCTTTACGTTCAGAGAGTCTCTCTACCATAGGACTTCTGTGAAAACTGAAAAGCACATTTCtaatgatttctttattgatcttatatttcttgtatttattaTGATTTATAGGAATAGTATAGGTTTTCCACCTTGTGTGAACTGTTAGAAATTGAATATACTGAATGTACTGCAATGGGACTTCACCTTTCCTACTATTAAAAGTGATATTCAAATATAGggtttattaataatatttgcaAGTGAACTATTTTGCAAACACCTAACATTTAtgtcacatttaagaaaatgtttttggtAGAAATTTTCTACGAAAAACTAAATTTGAAGAAGGggctatttgttttgtttgctggtttttaaaatttcataatttaccAGGATTCTCACTTGAGACAATGCTTTGTATTGTGAGTGTGACATACCTTAGGTTTCCCCCCTGGTTTTTGTACTGATCTCCAATGTCATGATCTTCCCGTGTTTTTCCTAAAATGCAGACCcaaaaaattattccaaaatattagaaattaataagaatTATTTGATTCTATGTCCATTGTTTAGGGTGACCAAGCCCAGTTGATATCCCAACATCCTCCCTTCCCCAATTCCACATCTTAGAACAATGTCAAGTAGCACAAAGCATTTGTTCTTTAATTGACTAGGTGAAAGAACGTCACCATCCTTACCTACTGAGGCCAGGTTCCAGAAGATTTCCTGCATCACATCTCTGTAGAGTTTCTTCTGTGAAGGATCCAGCAAAGCCCACTCCTCCAGGGTGAAGTTCACAACCACATCCTCAATAGCCAATGAGTCCTAAAACACCCAAAATATGTGTACAGTAAGATGCATGAGACTGACAGCACTAGACAtctatactccatttacagtaaGGTTACTTATGAATCTGTTGTTTCCAAAGAGTTATTCTATGACTTGATCATGAGAAACTTATTCTCTCCATGCTTCCTCGTAAATTTAACGGCATCATGAACACATGGAAATTATTTACACATTATTTCTGTGATCACGTGATAACTTATACCTCATTAATGGTAGAGCCCAGAGATTGCTGGGAAACGACAGAAATGCTATACAAGTGaaacaaatatcattttaaaaacattgattttGTGTGAGAAAATTCTTTCATCTTCTCCCTTATTATCCACCATTTATAGCACTCCATGAGGTAGAGGGTCAAATCTGCATGAGTTTTCAATGAATGAGTCTCCTGAGGAGAACTGGAAGCTTTTCATCCTAGTCCTATCACCAAACATGAGAGTCCAGGGGAACtgtagaaataaaacttttaccAAAGCCCAGCTGGCCCCACTGTTCCGAAGTCCTCCAGGCCTTTGGAAGTAATTAGATGCACCTGACTGAATGTAAATCTTCTTGTGGGGAAGCACTGCTTTTAAGTTGTGCAATAATGATCACAGACTgtgttcttcccttctctctatgTGTAATTTCATGCAGTTAGAAGGTTATTCTAAACTTAGAGCTCAGACCCGAGGAAAAAGGAATAACAACTTAGACCACAAAATCCCTCCACTCATGTGCCTCAGGGATTGTTCCAGCCAAACTGTAGAACACATACAGAGATAATAGCCAGAACAGCTCTTTCTGATCAAACCCTGTTCCCTTGAGGAACAGGTTAAGAGCTACAGATTGCTAGCGAGTTCACTTAAGTTCATATGGGTTGATGGTGAATTTGTCCAcgattataaaatatgtaaaggtTTCATCAGTGGTTTCCTCCAAAACAACATACGGTCTCCATTCTGCAATTGCAGGACCTAATGTTTCCTGAGCAGCCACGCTAGCTGCTGCCTGGCCAACTTACACTCTGGAATTTTTGAACCTAAAAGTTGTGATTTTCAATCTTAatagaagagaatgaaaacatcTGAAAGTCTTCCTAGAGCCATGAGACCAATGACTTCAAAAGGCAAACTGGTGTCTCTggaactgagaaagagaaaataaagacgtTTTGAAATATGCCACAAATATTCTGTTCTTAAGGCCtgtactgaaaaaaaatgtttcaccaTAGTGTAATGCAAAgacaaaaggaacaaaacagaTAGAACACACTATCCATAAACCCTAGCATAACTTTTTCTAACAGACGATTAAAAACACACATAATGAAAATaactgaaggaaaagagagacagaaagaaacagaagatgtaAGTAACAATCACtgagatttttctaaaattaatgataGACAACAACTGTAGATCCATGAATCTCAGTGAACACTAAACACGAAAACACCTAAAAAGAAGACTAAAGTATATCATACTCTAactagagaaaaatcaaatgcaaaaataatatattttaagaagcCAGAGGGGGAAACAGACCTCAGGTATAGAGAAATTAGAATTAAACTGGAcatcttttcagaaaacaaacaagcaaaaacagagTGGGTTGAAATGCTTAAAGTTCTGAAATTAAAACCACCCTAAGAATACTACATCAAGGACAATTATCcttaaaaaacaaggaagaacTGAGGACTTTCTGagacaaaaattgagggaatttgtcaTTACTACATCTACTTTGAAACAAGTGTTCAAAATTCAtaagaaagaatacaaatgaTGAAGGTGGATTAGGAGAGGAATAAATAAACATCTTTAATATTATCATATATAACAGATAAGACTTTGTGTAAAATAATATTAGCAACAATGACACTGGTAATGAAAACCTTGTGGATAAGTAAGGTAAGACAGGAGGGAATTGAGAATAGTGTGGTATTAGATACCTGTACAACCAATGAAGAGGTATAGTGTTACTTGACAGAAGACGTAGGCTAATTCTAAATATATACTAAAAACTCAAGGGcaaccaccaaaaaaaatttttttaaatgtgtaactgATAGGCTAAGAGAGGATTAAAATGAAGAATCAGGTAAAATGCTCAGTTAAAGCCAGAGAAGGTAGAAAAAAGGGGGAAGGCAAACAAAAGAAAGcacaagggcaacaaatagaaacagaagaatgtgtggtagatattaatccaactgaTTAATCACCATTTCAATCATCAATGGTCTCAATacaagtgaaagacaaatacagtaatatcagattttaaaaactaattatatgttgtctacaaaaaACCCATTATAAATATGAAGACACAGGTAGATGAAAGGTAAAGGGATAGAGAAAAATGCACTATGCCAAAACTaatcaaaaaaaagctggcaTTGGTATATGAATTTCAGATAATGCAGATTTCAGCCCAAGGAAAACTCAGCGATAAAAAGGGGCTTTACATATGGACAAAAAGGTCCATTCtccaagaaggtataacaatcCTTCATGTGTACATACATAGCAACAAAGGGGCAAAGTACTTAAGGAAAG from Balaenoptera musculus isolate JJ_BM4_2016_0621 chromosome 3, mBalMus1.pri.v3, whole genome shotgun sequence encodes the following:
- the LOC118891825 gene encoding zinc finger protein 709-like isoform X2; protein product: MDSLAIEDVVVNFTLEEWALLDPSQKKLYRDVMQEIFWNLASVGKTREDHDIGDQYKNQGGNLSFHRSPMVERLSERKDSSSCGEHFSLIPSLNLKKKTTGLKPCECSACGKVFMDRSSLTRHMKYHIEHEPGKFQKYGDKLYKCKHCGKAFNHFTSFLMHKRSHTGEKPYECKICSKALSTLSCLRKHERTHTGEKPYKCKACGKAFTWLITFQKHMITHSGDGPYKCKECEKVFINPSSLKIHERSHTGEKPYQCKQCGKAFSYYCSLRVHGRTHTGEKPYECKQCGKAFSCHESIQTHERIYTGEKPYQCKHCEKAYRYHSSLRTHERSHTGEKPYQCKQCGKAFRCKQTFRAHERSHRGEKPYECKQCGKGFSYFSSFQMHKWHHTGGKPYVCKTCSKALSSATSLRNHERTHTGEKPYECKECGKAFTWHKTFQYHMITHTRDGPYKCEECEKVFLNLSSLKIHEKSHTGEKPYQCKQCGKSFSSQKGFQMHERTHTGEKPYECKICGKTYTWYKTFQYHMITHTRDGPYKCKECEKVFINPSSLKIHEWSHTGEKPYQRKQCGLSFSSQKGLQNHERNHTGEKPYEFKQYAKALFVTSSSQRHERTHTREKPYVCKTCSKAFSTHSSLQNHERTHTGENPYECKICGKTFSSTYVQVHERSHTGEKPYQCQECGKAYISLSSIRRHMRLHTGEKPYKCEECGKAFFYHSNLRRHEKVH